GCGGTTACGTCATCGAACCGGTGAATCTGGTCGCGCGCTTCGGGCCGGCGCGCAAGTACGGCGCGCCCTTCGAGGAGCGGCATATGGACATCGCGCATTCGCTGCAGAAAGTGCTGGAGGAAACCGCCCTGCACATGGCCCGCTGGCTGCACGAACAGACGGGCGCCCGGCATCTGAGCATGGCCGGCGGCGTCGCGCTGAATTGCGTCATGAATGCGCGCATCGCCGCGGAAAGCCCTTTCGAAACGGTATGGGTCCAGCCCGCGGCCGGCGATGCCGGCACATCGCTGGGCGCGGCCTTGTGGGTGGACTATGAACGGCGCGAGTCGCCGCCGCGCCACTGGACCATGCAGCACGCCTACCTGGGCCCCGAGTACGCCGACGACGAGATCGAACGCCTGCTTGACCGCTCGCGCCTCGCCTACCGGCGCCTGGACAATGTGGCGGAAGAAGCGGCCGAACTGCTGGCGCAGGAGAAGATCCTGGGCTGGTTCCAGGGGCGCATGGAATTCGGCCCGCGCGCGCTGGGCGCGCGTTCCATATTGGCATCGCCACTGGACACCGCCATGCAGGCCAGGCTGAACGGGCTGAAGGACCGCGAGGATTTTCGCCCGGTCGCCCCCGTCGTGATGGAGGAGCGCGCGCACGAGTGGTTCGACGCGCGCGGCGACGCCGGCATTTGCGCGCCGTTCATGCTGTTCGTCTACGACGTGCTGGCGCACCGCGAACGACAGATCCCGGCGGTCCGCCATATCGACGGCACCGCCCGCGTACAGACGGTGCGCCGCGACCAGCATGCCCTGTACTACGACCTGCTGGCCGCCTTCGAGCGGCGCACCGGCGTGCCGGTGCTGGTGAATACCTCTTTCAATACACGGGGCCTGCCCGTGGTATGCACGCCGCGCGATGCACTGGAATCGTTCTGGACTTCGCCGCTGGATGCGCTGGTGATCGGCAGCTATGTCGTCGAGAAACCGGTTTGAAGCACTTGGATCACGGAACAGGATGAATCGATGAGAGCCGAGTCCCGCCCCCGGATTTCCGTGGTGGTTCCCACCTACCGCCGGCCCGACCTGTTGCAGCGCTGCCTGGGCGCGCTGCTGCGCCAGACCTTGCCGGCGAACGACTACGAGATCATTGTTTGCGACGACGGCCCCAGCGAGGCGGCGCGCCGGACGGTAAGCCGGCTGACGCCCGTGGCCGGCGGACCGGCCCTACGCTACATCCCGGTAACCGCCACGCAAGGACCGGCGGGCGCGCGCAACGCCGGATGGCAACAGGCGCGGGCCGACGTCATCGCGTTCACCGACGACGATACAGTGCCCGATCCCACCTGGCTGGCCGCCGGCCTGGCCGCCCTCACGCCTGACGTGGACGCGCTATCGGGCCGTATCGTCATGCCGCTGCCGCCCCATCCCACCGACTACGAAATGGACGCCGCCCGGCTGCAGGACGCCGAGTTCGCCACCGCCAACGTGTTCCTGCGCCGCGAAGCGCTGGAAAAAGTCGGCGGCTTCGACCCGCGCTTCCGGCTGGCCTGGCGCGAGGATTCCGATCTGCACTTCTCGCTGATGGAACAGGGGCTGCGCATCGAGCGGGCACCCCAGGCCATCGTCGTGCATCCGATCCGCCCCGGCAGCTTCGGCGCCGGCATCGGCATGCAACGCAAGATCGTGTTCGACACGCTGCTTTACAAGAAACACCCGCGCCTGTACCGCGAACGCATCCGCCCGCACCCGCCGTGGTTCTACCTGTCCGTCACCGCCCTGCTGCTGCTGGCGCTGGCCACCCTGGCGGCCGGCCTGACGACCGCGGCGGTCGCCGCGCTGGCCGCCTGGGCGGCGCTGACCGGCTGGTTCAGCCTGCGCAGGCTGCGCGGGACGCGGCGCACGCCCGACCACATCGCCGAGGTCGTCATGACCTCCGCCGCGATCCCGCCGCTGTCGATTTTCTGGCGCATTGTCGGATCCCTGCGCTACCGGGCGGGGTTCCCATGATGGACGCGCTGTGGCATCCGCGGCCGCGCCGCATCGCGATATTCCGTGCCCTGCAACTGGGCGACATGCTGTGCGCGATCCCGGCCCTGCGCGCCCTGCGGCGGCATTGCCCGCAGGCGCACATCACCCTGATCGGGCTGGACAACGCCGGCCCCTTCGCGCGCCGCTTCCATCGCTATATCGACGAGCTGCTGCCCTTTCCCGGCATTCCGGAATTTCCGGAGCAAACCGCGCGTCCCGACGCCCTGCCGGCTTTCTATCGCGAGGCCCGCGCGCGGCGCTTCGACCTGGCGCTGCAAATGCACGGCAGCGGGACCTTGTCCCTGCCCATCGTGCGCGCGCTGGGCGCCGAAGCCCACGCCGGCTTCGTGCCGCACCCGCCCATGGCGCACCCAGGCCGCCTGATGCCTTGGCCCGACGATCTTCCCGAGCCTCGGCGCTACACGGCCCTGATGCGTTTCCTGGGCGTGCCGGTGGACAGCGACGCGCTGGAGCTGCCGCTGTCGCCGGAAGACCGCGACGAAGCCTGCCAGCTGGCGGCGCGATACGGATTCGAGCCGGAGCGCACCCTCTTCATCCATCCCGGCGCGCGCCTGCGTTCGCGCCGCTGGCCGGCCGAACGGTATGCGCGCATCGCGGCGGCCTTGTCGGGCCAGGGATGGCGGATCGCCGTCACGGGCAGCGACAGCGAAGCCGCCCTGACGGCGCCGGTGGTCGATGCGGCCGGTCCGGCCGCCATCGACTTGACCGGCCGCACGTCGCTGGGCGGACTGGCGGCCTTGCTCGCGCGCGCGCCCATGCTGGTATGCAACGACACCGGCGTATCCCATATCGCCGCCGCGACGGGCACGCCCAGCGTCGTGGTGGCCTGCGGCAGCGATACCCGCCGCTGGGCGCCGCTGGATCGCGCCCGCCATGTCGTCATCGCGGACTATCCACCCTGCCGCCCCTGCGCCTATGACGAATGTCCGATCGGCCATGTCTGCGCGTCCAACGTGTCGGTCGACACCGTGCTGCGCGCCATCGCCGCGAAGCTGGAGGATGGCCGTCGCGCAGCCTGCGCCGCGCGGGCGGCCGCCGGCGGGCCCGCGCATGCCACGGAAGAAGGGAACAGACATGCCGCCTAGCGCAATCGCATCGCGTCCGCTGCGCGTTCTGACCTGGCACGTGCACGGCAACTACCTGTATTCGCTGACCCGCGTCCCGCACGAATTCCTGATTCCGGTACGCGAGGGAAACCCGCCGGGCTACGGCGCGCTGGGCAATCGGATTCCCTGGGGTCCCCATGTACGCGAAGTGGCGGCCGACGCGCTGCGCGAGCTCGATTTCGATTGTGTCGTCTACCAGTCGCGCGCCACTTACGAGGAACGCGAACGGCTCCTGTCACCCAGGCAACTCGCGCTTCCCTGTGCCTATATCGAACATGACCCGCCGCTTCCGCATCCCACCGATACCGCGCACGGGTTCGAGCACGAGCGCGGCATCCTGGTCCACGTCACGCACTACAACCGCGCTGCCTGGAACAACGGCCGCATGCGTACCGCCGTTATCGAGCACGGCGTCCCCATGCCGCGGCCGGCGTCGGAACAGGCGCGCGTGGCGCGCGGTATCGCCGTGATCAATCATCTGCGCCGGCGCGGCCGGCGCATGGGCGCCGACCTGTTCGAGCAGGCCCGCGAGCGGGTGCCGCTGGACCTGATCGGAATGGATTCGGAATCCATGGGCGGCCTGGGCGAGATACCCAACATGGAAGTCGGCCCATTCGTCTCGCGCTACCGCTTTTTCTACAGCCCCATCCGCTATACCAGCCTGGGGCTCGCATTGATAGAAGCCATGATGGCGGGCCTGCCCGTGGTCGGCTTCGCCGCAACCGAACTCGCCCGCGTCATCGTCAATGGACGCAACGGCTATATCGATACGGATCCGGACCGCCTCGTCGACGCGATGAAAGCGCTGATAGACGACCCGCGCCTGGCGGCCACCTGGGGGGCCGAGGCAAGGAAGACGGCGCTCGCGCGCTACGGCATGGACCGCTTCGTGGGGGATTGGACTGCCCTGTTCCAGAGGCTTATGGGAGATATGCAATGATCCAGGCTTTTCCTCGTCCCTTGCGCGTGCTCGTTTCGGGCGGCGCCGGTTTCATCGGCTCTCATCTGTGCGCGCGGCTGCTCGACAAAGGCCACACCGTGCTTTGCCTGGACAATTTCCATACCGGCCAGGTGCAACACGTCGAGCCCCTGAAGAACAATCCGCGCTTCACCCTGGTCACGCACGACGTGGTCGAGCCTTTCGAGGCACAGGTCGATCGCATCTACAACCTGGCCTGCCCCGCATCGCCCATTCATTACCAGACCCAACCCGTGCACACGCTGCGCACCTGTTTCCTGGGCGCGATGAATATGCTGGAGTTGGCGCGCAGGACCGGTGCGCGTATCCTGCAGGCATCCACCAGCGAGGTCTATGGAGACCCGCAGGTCCATCCGCAGCGCGAAAACTATTGGGGCCACGTCAATCCCATCGGGGTGCGCTCCTGCTATGACGAAGGCAAGCGCTGCGCCGAAACGCTGTTCCATGACTACGCGCGCGTGTATGGCGTGAAGATAAAGATCGCGCGTATTTTCAACACCTACGGACCCAGCATGGCACCGAACGACGGCCGTATCGTCTCCAACTTCATCCTGCAGGCCCTGCAGGGCGAGGCCATCACCATCTACGGCGATGGCAGCCAGACCCGCGCCTTCTGCTACGTGGACGATATGGTGGATGCCCTGGAACGCCTGATGGAAAGCCCGGAGGATGTGACCGGCCCCATCAACCTGGGCAACCCGCAGGAACTGACCGTACTGGACATCGCCCACCGCATCCAGCGCCTGGCCGGTACCGATGTCCCGCTGGTTTTCCATCCGCTGCCGCCCGACGACCCGACACAGCGCTGCCCGGACATCGGCCTGGCCGCGCGCGAGCTGGGCTGGGCGCCGCGCGTAGGGGTGGACGAGGGGCTGCGACACACTATCCGCTACTTCAGCCAGTTCGTGAATGCCGATATCGTGCGGGCGCCGGCGCGCGCGGATGTATCCATGTAGGCGCCGCCGCAACATGGAAAGGGCGCGCTGCCCGCGCGTGCCCGCGAGGAGACAGAAGTGCAATCCATCGATGAACCGGGAACGATCGTGGCGATATCGCCGCATCTGGACGACGCCGTGGCCGGCTGCGGCGCCCTGCTGGCCGGCGCGCCGGGCAGCACGGTAATCACCGTGTTCGCCGGCGTGCCCGAGGCCGCGGTACCCGTGACGGAATGGGACCGGCGTTGCGGGTTCGGCGACGGCCAGGCTGCCATGACGTGGCGCCTGGGAGAGGACGACAAGGCGCTGCACCTGCTGAAAGCGCAGCCGGCAAGGCTGCCCTTCCTGGACGACCAGTATGTCCGCGCCATGGGCCGCACCCCGCCCAAGGTGGACAAGATCGCGCACGCGGTGCAGGGAATACTCGAGAAAGCCGGCGCCCGCACCGTGCTGTTTCCGCTGGGACTTTTCCACCGCGACCACATCCTGGCCTCGGACGCTGCCCTGGCCTTGTTCGCCGGCAGGCAGGACCGGCGCTGGGTGGCCTACGAGGACGCCCTTTATCGCAACAAGCCGGGGCTGTTGCAGGGGCGGCTGGTGCAGTTCTACACACGCGGCGTCTGTCTCACGCCGGTCGCTTTCCGCAATACGAACACGCATCGCAAGGCCACCGCGATGGCGGCCTACGCCAGCCAGATGGCCGAACTGGGCATTACCAGGAACGAAGGCGATACGACCGCGCCGGAGCGCTATTGGCTATTGAGCGAGTCCGTCAAGCAGGCGCCCGAATCGGGGGTCTCGCCATCGTGACCGCCGCCGGATCGCCCGCGGTGTCGGTGGTCGTGCTGACCCACGAGCGCCGCGACGAACTGCTGGACAACCTGGCCCGGCTGCGCCGGCGCCATCCGGATGTTCCGCTGATCGTGGTGGACAACGGGTCGCACGACGGCACGGCGCAAGCGGTCGCCGCGGCGTTTCCCGATATCACGTTGGTACGCGCGTCCGGCAATCTCGGCGCGGCGGGACGCAACCTGGGCGTTTCGGCGGCCGCCACGCCCTATGTCGCGTTCTGCGATGACGATACCTGCTGGGAAAGCGGCGCGCTGGACGAAGCGCGGCGCCTGCTGGATGCCGCGCCGCGGGCCGGCGTCATCAGCGCCTGCGTGCTGGTCGGCCCCGCGGGCGCCATCGACCCGACCTGCGAGACGATGTCGCGCAGCCCCCTCGGGCCCGGGCCGGGCGGCACCATGCGGCTGATGGGGTTCATGGCGGGCGCCTGTATCGTACGGCGCGTAGCCTACCTGCAGGCCGGCGGCTACGAGCCGCGTTTTTTCATCGGCGGCGAAGAGTCCCTGATGACCCTGGACCTGGCCACCCTGGGATGGGACATGCTGTACGCCGCGCATATCCGCACCTGGCACTATCCCTCGCCCCGGCGCGATCGCCCGCGGCGGCTGCATTTGCTCAGCCGCAATGCCATCTGGACCGCCTGGCTGCGCCTGCCCTTGCGCAGCGCCTGGCAGGAAACCCGCACCGTATTGCGCGCCTGCGCGCGGCCCGGCGAGGCCGCCCGGCTCGTCCTGGCGGCGCTGGCCGGATCGGCCTGGGTGCTGCGCCACCGCGCATGCATCCCGCCGGAGGTGGAACGGCGGCGGCGCCTGGTAGCCGGCGACGCCATGGCCGCTGCGCGGCACCCTGCCTCCAATGCCGCCGCGGATGCCGCGCCGCGCTGACGAGCCGCCTCGAAGCAATGCCGCCCCATAGTGGGGAGACCGTACTCATCTTGGAAGGCAATTTTTTCCAAAACGACGCGCCATTGCATCCCGGGCATGCCGCCTGCGACTCGGGTCCGTAACCGAAGCTGTCACAGGAGGCTCCTATGAATACATCCCGCCAGCAAGAGAGACGCCCGGGCGAACGCGCGGGCACGGACCACAGCGGCGATGCACAAGATCACGCAGTTTTACGACCCGACACAGGACCGCACCAGGACGCCCCCGCGCGCTCCCTGCAAAACCGCCCTATCGATCCCAACTCCTCGACGGAAAAGACTTTTCCACCCGGCGTGGACGCCAGGGACGTGGCCGACCCCGGCCGCCAGACCCCGGGGGCGCCGCCCGTGGACAACCGTTCCGGCCAAAAACGCTGAACCCGGGCACGCTGCTTGCGTGAGGTGCCCAGCCGCGTCGTTGCGGTATCCCGTGTACAAGGAGAATCGGTATGAATAAGGCGGAAATCCCCCTCGCGCAGCGCGACGCCCTGACCCTGATGCTGGACGACCATCGCACGGTCAAAAAACTCTTCAAGGATTTCGGGAAGGCCGCTGATCCGGAAATCCGCGAGGCGATCGCGCATGAGGCCTGCATGACGCTGACGGTGCTGGCCCAGATCGAAGAAGAACTGTTTTACCCCTTCCTGCGCGCGCAGAACCCCGCCGCCTTCGGCCGCCTGCTGGACAAGGCCGTCGTCGAGCATGGTGTCGCCCGCAACCTGGTTGCACAGATCCAGGGCATGACCGGCGACGATCCGCTCTTCCATGCCCGCGTAACGGTGCTCGGCGAATATATCGCCCACCATATCGAAGAAGAAGAAGGCGAGCTCTTCCCCAAACTGGTGGTGCTGAATGTCGACCTGCGCGACATCGCCCGCAAGATGCAGCAGCGCA
Above is a genomic segment from Bordetella genomosp. 11 containing:
- a CDS encoding glycosyltransferase family 2 protein, translating into MTAAGSPAVSVVVLTHERRDELLDNLARLRRRHPDVPLIVVDNGSHDGTAQAVAAAFPDITLVRASGNLGAAGRNLGVSAAATPYVAFCDDDTCWESGALDEARRLLDAAPRAGVISACVLVGPAGAIDPTCETMSRSPLGPGPGGTMRLMGFMAGACIVRRVAYLQAGGYEPRFFIGGEESLMTLDLATLGWDMLYAAHIRTWHYPSPRRDRPRRLHLLSRNAIWTAWLRLPLRSAWQETRTVLRACARPGEAARLVLAALAGSAWVLRHRACIPPEVERRRRLVAGDAMAAARHPASNAAADAAPR
- a CDS encoding carbamoyltransferase family protein translates to MYTLGINAAFHDCSATLVRDGEVLAAAEEERFTRVKHGKRPVPFTAWQLPYHAIDYCLGHAGISLADVDHVAYSFDPTLLVGLRSLPETISLPLEPSRQPRGPDGQSPWDPLFLSYIVNAPRQLIGGAPHYLRKRFEGLTLEQLQSRWQFIEHHLSHEASAFLAAPCEECAVLTMDGRGERATTSYGHFTNGRYRRLRQIDLPNSLGLLYEDVTEYLGFLRSSDEYKVMALASYGKPGHVDVFRDIVRLDKEGGYVIEPVNLVARFGPARKYGAPFEERHMDIAHSLQKVLEETALHMARWLHEQTGARHLSMAGGVALNCVMNARIAAESPFETVWVQPAAGDAGTSLGAALWVDYERRESPPRHWTMQHAYLGPEYADDEIERLLDRSRLAYRRLDNVAEEAAELLAQEKILGWFQGRMEFGPRALGARSILASPLDTAMQARLNGLKDREDFRPVAPVVMEERAHEWFDARGDAGICAPFMLFVYDVLAHRERQIPAVRHIDGTARVQTVRRDQHALYYDLLAAFERRTGVPVLVNTSFNTRGLPVVCTPRDALESFWTSPLDALVIGSYVVEKPV
- a CDS encoding glycosyltransferase family 2 protein, giving the protein MRAESRPRISVVVPTYRRPDLLQRCLGALLRQTLPANDYEIIVCDDGPSEAARRTVSRLTPVAGGPALRYIPVTATQGPAGARNAGWQQARADVIAFTDDDTVPDPTWLAAGLAALTPDVDALSGRIVMPLPPHPTDYEMDAARLQDAEFATANVFLRREALEKVGGFDPRFRLAWREDSDLHFSLMEQGLRIERAPQAIVVHPIRPGSFGAGIGMQRKIVFDTLLYKKHPRLYRERIRPHPPWFYLSVTALLLLALATLAAGLTTAAVAALAAWAALTGWFSLRRLRGTRRTPDHIAEVVMTSAAIPPLSIFWRIVGSLRYRAGFP
- a CDS encoding hemerythrin domain-containing protein, with protein sequence MNKAEIPLAQRDALTLMLDDHRTVKKLFKDFGKAADPEIREAIAHEACMTLTVLAQIEEELFYPFLRAQNPAAFGRLLDKAVVEHGVARNLVAQIQGMTGDDPLFHARVTVLGEYIAHHIEEEEGELFPKLVVLNVDLRDIARKMQQRKEEIATVAHLA
- a CDS encoding glycosyltransferase family 9 protein, whose product is MMDALWHPRPRRIAIFRALQLGDMLCAIPALRALRRHCPQAHITLIGLDNAGPFARRFHRYIDELLPFPGIPEFPEQTARPDALPAFYREARARRFDLALQMHGSGTLSLPIVRALGAEAHAGFVPHPPMAHPGRLMPWPDDLPEPRRYTALMRFLGVPVDSDALELPLSPEDRDEACQLAARYGFEPERTLFIHPGARLRSRRWPAERYARIAAALSGQGWRIAVTGSDSEAALTAPVVDAAGPAAIDLTGRTSLGGLAALLARAPMLVCNDTGVSHIAAATGTPSVVVACGSDTRRWAPLDRARHVVIADYPPCRPCAYDECPIGHVCASNVSVDTVLRAIAAKLEDGRRAACAARAAAGGPAHATEEGNRHAA
- a CDS encoding glycosyltransferase family 4 protein encodes the protein MASRPLRVLTWHVHGNYLYSLTRVPHEFLIPVREGNPPGYGALGNRIPWGPHVREVAADALRELDFDCVVYQSRATYEERERLLSPRQLALPCAYIEHDPPLPHPTDTAHGFEHERGILVHVTHYNRAAWNNGRMRTAVIEHGVPMPRPASEQARVARGIAVINHLRRRGRRMGADLFEQARERVPLDLIGMDSESMGGLGEIPNMEVGPFVSRYRFFYSPIRYTSLGLALIEAMMAGLPVVGFAATELARVIVNGRNGYIDTDPDRLVDAMKALIDDPRLAATWGAEARKTALARYGMDRFVGDWTALFQRLMGDMQ
- a CDS encoding PIG-L deacetylase family protein, whose translation is MQSIDEPGTIVAISPHLDDAVAGCGALLAGAPGSTVITVFAGVPEAAVPVTEWDRRCGFGDGQAAMTWRLGEDDKALHLLKAQPARLPFLDDQYVRAMGRTPPKVDKIAHAVQGILEKAGARTVLFPLGLFHRDHILASDAALALFAGRQDRRWVAYEDALYRNKPGLLQGRLVQFYTRGVCLTPVAFRNTNTHRKATAMAAYASQMAELGITRNEGDTTAPERYWLLSESVKQAPESGVSPS
- a CDS encoding UDP-glucuronic acid decarboxylase family protein, translating into MIQAFPRPLRVLVSGGAGFIGSHLCARLLDKGHTVLCLDNFHTGQVQHVEPLKNNPRFTLVTHDVVEPFEAQVDRIYNLACPASPIHYQTQPVHTLRTCFLGAMNMLELARRTGARILQASTSEVYGDPQVHPQRENYWGHVNPIGVRSCYDEGKRCAETLFHDYARVYGVKIKIARIFNTYGPSMAPNDGRIVSNFILQALQGEAITIYGDGSQTRAFCYVDDMVDALERLMESPEDVTGPINLGNPQELTVLDIAHRIQRLAGTDVPLVFHPLPPDDPTQRCPDIGLAARELGWAPRVGVDEGLRHTIRYFSQFVNADIVRAPARADVSM